The proteins below come from a single Rhodohalobacter sp. SW132 genomic window:
- the gdhA gene encoding NADP-specific glutamate dehydrogenase, with protein sequence MGKKGSQEDQLRDIISNIEELNEGQTEFLQAVREVYNTLNPLLEEEPEWINKKILQRISEPERQIIFRVPWQDDDGEIHINRGYRVEFNSALGPYKGGLRFHPSVNLSIIKFLGFEQIFKNALTGKQIGGGKGGSDFNPKGRSDDEIMRFCQSFMTELYRHLGENRDIPAGDIGVGTREIGYLFGQYKRIANRYESGMITGKDPQWGGTLVRNEATGYGLAYFVREILNEQDDEIDGKTFVVSGSGNVAIYAIEKIEELGGTVIACSDSDGFVHDKDGIDIDLVKKIKQEERGRIKEYAEEKGVDFHDDKSIWTLECNIALPCATQNELQKEDAETLVKNGCKIVAEGANMPVTHDAYETLRDGDVLFGPGKAANAGGVAVSALEMHQNASMDSMTFEETDERLQEIMKTIHKTCSETAEEYGRKGDYASGANIAGFKKVSRAMIAQGLI encoded by the coding sequence ATGGGGAAAAAAGGATCACAGGAAGACCAGCTTCGGGATATTATATCAAATATTGAAGAACTAAATGAGGGTCAGACAGAGTTTCTGCAGGCTGTCCGGGAAGTGTATAACACGCTTAACCCGTTGCTTGAAGAGGAACCGGAGTGGATCAATAAAAAAATTCTGCAGCGGATCAGTGAACCGGAACGACAGATCATTTTTCGGGTTCCCTGGCAGGATGATGATGGAGAAATTCATATAAATCGCGGATATCGTGTAGAATTTAATAGCGCACTGGGTCCCTATAAAGGTGGTTTGAGATTTCACCCTTCTGTAAACCTGAGCATCATCAAGTTCCTGGGATTTGAACAGATCTTTAAAAATGCCCTTACAGGAAAACAGATTGGTGGCGGTAAAGGGGGATCTGATTTCAATCCTAAGGGACGTTCGGACGATGAAATTATGCGGTTTTGCCAGAGTTTTATGACGGAACTCTACCGCCATCTTGGAGAAAATCGCGATATTCCGGCCGGTGATATCGGTGTCGGTACCCGGGAAATCGGCTATCTGTTTGGTCAGTATAAACGAATTGCGAACCGGTATGAATCGGGGATGATAACCGGCAAAGATCCGCAGTGGGGCGGAACACTGGTTCGAAATGAAGCTACGGGATACGGGCTCGCATATTTTGTGAGGGAAATATTGAATGAACAGGATGATGAAATAGACGGGAAAACATTTGTGGTCTCTGGTTCAGGTAACGTGGCAATTTACGCAATTGAAAAAATTGAGGAGCTGGGTGGCACAGTAATCGCATGTTCAGATTCTGATGGATTTGTGCATGATAAAGATGGAATCGATATTGATCTCGTGAAAAAAATCAAGCAGGAAGAGCGCGGCAGAATTAAAGAATATGCTGAAGAGAAAGGTGTTGATTTTCATGATGATAAATCGATTTGGACACTCGAGTGTAATATAGCTCTCCCCTGTGCAACACAAAACGAGCTGCAGAAAGAAGATGCAGAGACACTGGTAAAAAATGGATGCAAAATTGTTGCTGAAGGGGCAAACATGCCGGTTACGCACGATGCGTATGAAACTCTTCGTGATGGAGATGTTCTGTTTGGCCCGGGAAAAGCTGCAAATGCCGGCGGAGTGGCGGTTTCAGCACTCGAAATGCACCAAAATGCAAGCATGGACTCAATGACGTTTGAAGAGACAGATGAAAGATTGCAGGAGATTATGAAAACAATTCATAAAACCTGTAGTGAAACTGCAGAAGAATATGGGAGAAAGGGTGATTATGCAAGCGGTGCAAATATTGCCGGCTTTAAGAAGGTTTCCCGCGCAATGATCGCTCAGGGATTGATTTGA
- a CDS encoding acetyl-CoA carboxylase biotin carboxylase subunit family protein, whose amino-acid sequence MKNKVALLGWSLPAIESMQKTDRPFVVVSFPEFEQTAKENDIEFVGWNFKEWNEKSNSLQLKELLDEHNADFAVPLYEETVEWAGALNSIWRDDPRLLNRAYLFRNKAIMKRKALLAGLRVGLFEEVYTKQGVHDFMSRLNEANLQLSGEEDAWVHLKPFSAAGTVGHKLLRSKQDIEDKVIDKDFPCMVESHLPGKEFSCEAFIHNGEIRFLNITEYVKLGYSNFVPASPELEAKRPLIRESMEKLVKSFGIEYGMIHPEWFLTEDNTLSFGEVACRIPGGHIFELIEKAHGFDPIQALVLCSDPSATDEEIKDFFPSQDIDENQEYAGSVMVYPKPGRITKLQIPDELKEDSFFEDHTLYAPSEHKVSDQREGFGNHYGTVFFNGNDPDRMRELLRHYQDVDFYA is encoded by the coding sequence ATGAAAAATAAAGTAGCGCTATTGGGCTGGAGTCTTCCAGCAATAGAAAGCATGCAAAAAACAGACCGACCCTTTGTTGTGGTTAGTTTTCCTGAATTTGAACAGACTGCCAAAGAGAATGATATTGAGTTTGTGGGTTGGAATTTCAAGGAGTGGAATGAGAAATCAAACAGTCTTCAGCTGAAGGAGTTGCTGGATGAACATAATGCAGATTTTGCAGTTCCGCTGTATGAAGAAACCGTGGAGTGGGCCGGCGCTCTGAACTCAATTTGGCGGGATGATCCCCGGCTGCTGAACAGAGCGTATCTTTTTCGCAACAAAGCCATAATGAAGCGGAAGGCGCTCCTGGCAGGTCTCAGAGTGGGATTGTTTGAAGAGGTTTATACAAAACAGGGAGTTCACGATTTTATGAGTCGGCTTAATGAAGCCAACCTTCAGCTTTCCGGTGAGGAAGATGCATGGGTACACCTGAAGCCGTTTAGCGCGGCCGGTACCGTGGGGCACAAACTTCTTCGTTCAAAACAGGATATCGAGGATAAAGTGATCGACAAGGATTTTCCCTGCATGGTTGAAAGTCATTTGCCGGGGAAAGAATTCTCCTGCGAAGCGTTTATTCACAACGGTGAAATCCGGTTTCTGAACATTACTGAATATGTGAAACTGGGATACTCCAACTTTGTGCCTGCCAGTCCCGAGCTGGAAGCAAAACGTCCTCTCATCCGCGAATCGATGGAGAAACTGGTGAAATCGTTCGGTATTGAATATGGAATGATTCACCCGGAGTGGTTTCTTACGGAAGACAATACACTCAGTTTTGGCGAAGTAGCCTGCCGTATTCCCGGGGGACATATTTTTGAGCTGATCGAAAAAGCGCATGGTTTCGATCCGATTCAAGCGCTTGTGCTGTGCAGTGATCCATCAGCAACAGACGAGGAGATCAAAGACTTCTTCCCCAGCCAGGATATTGATGAAAATCAGGAGTATGCCGGCAGCGTGATGGTATATCCCAAGCCAGGGCGAATCACCAAACTGCAGATTCCAGACGAATTGAAGGAAGATTCGTTCTTTGAAGATCATACACTTTACGCACCTTCAGAGCATAAGGTATCTGACCAGCGGGAAGGATTCGGAAACCATTATGGAACCGTATTTTTTAACGGCAATGATCCCGATCGAATGCGCGAACTTTTGCGCCATTACCAGGATGTGGATTTTTATGCTTAA
- a CDS encoding TraR/DksA C4-type zinc finger protein, whose translation MSESKEKYRTHLSDEELDHFKKKLKEEKSKTEDEIENLKSSAESIQSDADDVQSGVDHHPGDVASDHQNKKTTLTLLEKQREKLKLIESAFERIESGTYGICTVTGKPIQKERLEVMPYAMHSVDAKS comes from the coding sequence ATGTCTGAATCAAAAGAAAAGTATAGGACTCATCTATCCGATGAAGAGTTGGATCACTTTAAAAAGAAATTGAAAGAAGAAAAATCGAAAACAGAGGATGAGATTGAAAATCTAAAATCATCAGCTGAGTCGATCCAGAGTGACGCAGATGACGTTCAATCGGGTGTGGACCATCACCCCGGCGATGTGGCATCTGATCATCAAAATAAAAAAACGACACTCACATTGCTGGAAAAGCAGCGTGAAAAACTGAAGCTAATTGAGTCAGCATTTGAAAGAATTGAGTCCGGAACGTATGGAATCTGCACCGTAACCGGGAAACCAATCCAGAAAGAGAGACTGGAAGTAATGCCTTACGCCATGCATTCAGTTGACGCCAAATCTTAA
- the alr gene encoding alanine racemase: protein MVRHSSRIELSLAALKQNINFIRKKIGTDAIFSSVVKADAFGHGIGTFVPMAEKAGIRHFSVASSYEAWEVSEARTKESTIMIMGILYDDDMEWVIKNEVEFFVFDLPRLKKAKAAAEMIGKKAIIHLEVETGGNRTGLEESKLDEALEYIKQHSEWIRFEGFCTHYAGIESLSNQFRTRKQLDKFEKLYERTTQSGIEPNLKHTACSAAALAFPETVMDLVRIGTAHYGMWPSPDIYNVHLQQTGKKRDAPLKRVLTWKTDVMHIKEIKKDEFVGYGTSYQAPRDMKIAVLPLGYSNGYPRTLSNRGEVIIRGKKAPVVGLINMNVFMVDVSHNENVEVGDEVVLIGRQKNHVISIRSFSEFTNAINNELVSRLPDAIPRVAVK, encoded by the coding sequence ATGGTCCGTCACTCTTCAAGAATCGAACTGAGCCTGGCGGCTCTGAAACAGAATATAAATTTCATACGAAAGAAGATCGGTACGGATGCCATCTTTTCCTCCGTTGTGAAGGCAGATGCGTTTGGTCACGGGATCGGCACATTTGTACCCATGGCGGAGAAAGCCGGCATCAGGCATTTTTCCGTGGCATCGAGCTACGAGGCGTGGGAGGTCAGCGAAGCCCGAACGAAAGAGAGCACAATCATGATCATGGGAATTTTGTATGATGATGATATGGAGTGGGTCATCAAAAATGAGGTTGAGTTTTTTGTGTTTGATCTTCCCAGACTGAAAAAAGCGAAAGCTGCGGCCGAAATGATTGGTAAAAAGGCAATTATTCATCTCGAAGTGGAGACAGGCGGAAACCGGACCGGTTTGGAGGAATCAAAGCTTGATGAGGCCCTTGAATATATTAAGCAACATTCTGAGTGGATCCGGTTTGAAGGATTTTGCACGCATTATGCTGGGATTGAGTCTCTTTCAAATCAATTTCGGACCAGGAAGCAGCTGGACAAGTTCGAAAAGCTTTATGAGCGGACAACGCAGAGCGGTATTGAACCAAACCTGAAACACACAGCCTGTTCAGCCGCAGCTCTTGCTTTCCCGGAAACGGTGATGGACCTCGTACGGATCGGCACAGCACATTACGGTATGTGGCCCAGTCCTGATATTTACAACGTACACTTGCAGCAGACAGGTAAAAAAAGGGATGCCCCGTTAAAGCGCGTACTGACCTGGAAGACCGATGTGATGCACATCAAGGAGATCAAAAAAGATGAGTTTGTGGGATACGGAACGAGCTACCAGGCTCCCCGCGATATGAAGATTGCCGTGCTGCCGCTGGGCTACAGCAACGGCTACCCGAGAACGCTTTCCAACCGTGGAGAAGTGATAATTCGCGGTAAAAAAGCTCCGGTTGTTGGGCTGATCAATATGAATGTGTTTATGGTGGATGTAAGCCACAATGAAAATGTTGAAGTAGGCGATGAAGTGGTACTGATCGGCCGGCAGAAAAATCATGTGATCAGTATCCGGTC